Part of the Lolium rigidum isolate FL_2022 chromosome 6, APGP_CSIRO_Lrig_0.1, whole genome shotgun sequence genome, GCATTCATGGGAAGGCATTCCTTTGTTTCTTCTCAATTAGACATCCATTGTTATCAATAGATGCCCACTAACTTATGTTTACTTCTTGAAAGTGCACCTAAAAAACTGTCAAAACTGATGTGTTCTCCAGTATTACTCCAGTTAATCTGATGACAATTCCCTTTTTGTCATATTTTTTCCACAGGTGCTGGCTGAAGAACAACAAAGCAATTCTGGCAATTCTTCAGTTATACCAGAGGCACGTCAGGTTGATACCACCGAGCGGCCCTCCTTGAATCCTGACTTTGAAAAAGGGGCAACAGATTTACCTGAATCAACTGCAAATATTTCTGCTGAAGTATCCTCTGATGCACCGATGGAAATTGACTCTCAAATaaatatgtcaaggaaaagcaaaagaaaatccaaaatacCATGCAGAACAAAGCATGTGTTTTGCAATGAAGGTGCAGATAATTTACAGGTACAGTCATAGTTAATCAAAAACTGCACATTCAGATACTACCATGTGATACTTATCTCCTAAGTTGTGACTCTTCCATTTTCAGGCAACCAAATTGCTCCATTGCTTGTCATCTGAATCACTTCGTAGATGGTGTACATACGAGTGGTTCTACAGTGCAGTTGATTATCCATGGTTTATGAATAATGAATTTGTGAACTACTTAAATTTTGCAAAATTGAGCCATCTGTCAAGGCTCACTCGATCTGAGTGGAGCACAATCCGAAGGTAGTAACTTGCAAACCCTGGAATTTGTAGCATTTGTTCTTTGTCCCTGTTTGTACATGCTTTGTCTATTTGCATACACTGAATAATCTTTTACCTGCAGTTCTCTTGGCAAGCCCCGCCGCTTTTCTGACCACTTTCTGGCAGTAGAAAAGGAAAAACTTGAGGATTATCGCGAAAATGTTAGGAAATACTATTCTGAACTAAGTGATGGTTTGCGGGATTCTCTACCAGCAGACCTAGCTCGGCCTTTTTCAGTTGGCCAGAATGTCATTGTTCGTCACCCAAGTAGCAGAGAACTTTGTGACGGTAAAGTCCTACTTATGGAGCGGGATTGTTACAAGGTGCAGTTTGATAGGCCTGATCTAGGTGTTGATATAGTGAAGGTATGCATTTGCGGCTTTGGTTCCTTTGTGACTAAATGATATATATTTATATCTAGAAGTGCACAACTGAACTGTTTTTTTTCAGGACACTGATTGTATGCCTATAAACTGGCTGGATAATCTGCCTGATCATCTCAAGAAGAGGAACTCCCTCTCAAATAATGCACACCGGAAAGTGGATATTGAGCACATTCCAGAGCTTACTACAAAAGAGAGCTGTGGCCATATCATAAATGGTGTTTCTCGATCTGAGCCATCCAGTAGTCCACATGTAACGTCAGAGGTAAGGTTTTATTCCTTCCAATGTTTTTCTAAGGAGCATAAATAATAGTCAGGTTGAATATAACAGTGCTTATGCAGGTTCATGAAATACTGTGCCCGGTCATTGAGTGTTCTGCAAAATGCAATTGCTTATGGTTGTGGTATCTTGGGGCAAATTCTAAttaatctatttatttatttatccaCAGGTTGAATCTGCTGTAGATTGTGAAATGCTACCCAACAAGAGTACCTCTGGTAGATATACAGCGTCACCACTCCAGTTCGCGGATGCCAGTTCACAACCTAGAGGTCGTGCAAACAACATGAGTGCTCGCGATACTGAGCTGGATTCTTTTGTTACTGCATTTGTCCAAAACTCACTTTCACAAGCCAAGCAGATGGTTGGTgaagccatgcaggtatgctgaagtcCAAATGGCAACTCTCAACTTCTGTGCAATCAAAGGTATCATTGTATTTCAACTCATTATGCTGCCGATGTTTTGTTGCATAGGCTGAATCTCGGGAAGAAGGAAGATGTACATCAAATCAAGCATCGCATTGCCTGGAATCTGAAGCTGCTCTTGGTGATGGCCAACTTCCATCCAGCCTGATACTGAACTGTGTTGCTACCGTCCTTGCAATCAAGGTAAAAATGTCCACAGAATCCCATCTACGGTAGTCTATGGTTAGTAGTATTGTTTTTATCTCACTTCATCTTCCTTGTCCAAAACATGCAGGACCTTAGCGAATACCGGCATCCGCCTGCGAAAATAGCAGGTGTCTTGGAGCACGCTTTCTCGATGCTGCGGCCGAGCTGTCCAGAGAACCTCGCAATCTACAGCGAGATCGAGAGCTGTATCTCCGTCGTCAAAAACCAGATACTGGCACTTGTGCCAACAGCGTCTGGCAATGGCAGCTCTGCTATGCTGATGTAAGTAGTCCCAGCTGCGGAAGACACTCACTCCCTCTGCTGTAGATTCAAGAGGCACTGGTTTTGCAGCTGTGTGTCCCTCTGTTACTCAGGAAAGCCGGGCATCTGGAGTAAAGATGAACTCCGCTGTGCCCACATGAGCTTTAGTTATGCAGCATTTGGAGTAGAAAACGTAGCATAGATAAGTTCCTGGATTGATTGTCCAGCCCCCTTGTAATCTGTGTATATAATAGTATTGCAAGAATAAACTCTTCAGGGCCTGCTTGGAGTGGTGCAGTTCATTTCTCACAGGGGCAATAAAAGTACACATGTTCAGAAAAGGCCTCTGTTTTGTTCTTGTCAATACAAATTCAGACGGCTGAATTTGATATGATTCTAGTAGTTATAATGGCAATGTCTGTCTACGATTTGTCTATTTTGTACAATCTCATCTCGGTGTATGTATTGAAGGATAGAAGCCAAGAATGCTGACTACTCCTATCGGCGAATCCTGACCTTACCTGCGTAGAACCATCAATCTATTGCTCCCACCgctgtttagagcatctccacctgtGCCCCCAAATAGACACTGGTAGGAACGTCGGCAGAGACTCTATTTGGGGTGTTGTTCCCACACCAGCGTCCCCAAATAGGCTGCGCCGATAGAATTTTTTTAAGACAAACTAAACATTTTCTTATAGTTTCATTTTCATATCATTCATATTTTACGCAGGATCGGTGGGAGCAGTGGCTCGTGACTCGAATGGAAGGTTTGTGGCGGCATCTACTATCTTCTTACCCAATGTAGCATCTGCATATGCATCAGAAGCTTTGGCAGTTCGTGAGGGTTTGGCCCTGGCTA contains:
- the LOC124665230 gene encoding protein ALWAYS EARLY 3-like; this encodes MGPAKGSRTIPRITIKKHEDRQYHEDPTSSSKMKLKKRKMSDLGPQWSKDELMLFYEAYRRHGKNWKKVSAVIGSKSTDMVEALYSAHRTFLSLPERDGTAMGFIALVTGHHNVLESPSHKETDQIVRSSGKRRRRGEAAQHKENAALHPHDAFTYEEMSVAGFTSSFKELYYGELVRCIRRHPVEKRTPRVPVIAPSDINATYNSTPQIKNIVSSSKNTKEDINDDGTVIAMDECSPDGSSGITEANKVAEGQTFLEIRRTGDTEISQTQQHLKKRRIQESTDEAQTSKVELGTTMVAEERNNLDDYQRLSQLFSPDEMMVLDVLESLVTVPSKMPQPEINIPSGALGKRTSASSHRQEEVLPPVDQSKQRKQASESSASTAKKKRRNKLLDGEVLAEEQQSNSGNSSVIPEARQVDTTERPSLNPDFEKGATDLPESTANISAEVSSDAPMEIDSQINMSRKSKRKSKIPCRTKHVFCNEGADNLQATKLLHCLSSESLRRWCTYEWFYSAVDYPWFMNNEFVNYLNFAKLSHLSRLTRSEWSTIRSSLGKPRRFSDHFLAVEKEKLEDYRENVRKYYSELSDGLRDSLPADLARPFSVGQNVIVRHPSSRELCDGKVLLMERDCYKVQFDRPDLGVDIVKDTDCMPINWLDNLPDHLKKRNSLSNNAHRKVDIEHIPELTTKESCGHIINGVSRSEPSSSPHVTSEVESAVDCEMLPNKSTSGRYTASPLQFADASSQPRGRANNMSARDTELDSFVTAFVQNSLSQAKQMVGEAMQAESREEGRCTSNQASHCLESEAALGDGQLPSSLILNCVATVLAIKDLSEYRHPPAKIAGVLEHAFSMLRPSCPENLAIYSEIESCISVVKNQILALVPTASGNGSSAMLM